CTGCCCAACTGCATTTTGCCTGCCACGGGGCCGCGCTGGAAGCTGCCGAGCATGGTGGCGAGGAGTTCGTTGTCGCGCGGGTTGATCGTGTAGACGATGGTCTGGGGCAGGGCGTCGATCTGATCGAGCCGATCCCACAGCCGCGCCAGGGCCTGTGCCACCGGCCAGTCGCCGATCGAGTCGAACCCGGTGTCGGGGCCGAGCGCCCGAAACATCCGCGTATTGGTATTGCGCAGCGGGCCGTAATGGATCTGCCAGGTCCAGCCCGCCGCCGCATCCATTTTGCCGCATTCGAACAGGACGGCTGAACGGAACTGTTCGATCTCTCCGGCGGTGACCGTCCCGCCGCTGCGAGCCTTGGCAAAGATCGCGCGCACGCCGGCTTCCGTGTAGGGTGCGGCGTAGACCGTCTCCACGGCATAGTCGGAGAGGCGGCAGCCGGCGGCGGAAAAGAAATCGTGGCGTTTCTGCAGTGCGCAGAGGCAGTCGTCCCAAGTCCGCACCCCGGTGCCGACGGCCGCGCCCAGCGCATCCATCCAGGCGTTCCAGAATGCGGAGCGATCCAGGGCCAGCGCTTTGTCGGGGCGCCAGGTCGGCAGCATCCGTACCCCAAACCCTTCGCGCGCCACCTTCAGGTGATGTTCGAGCGTGTCGGTCGGGTCGTCCGTCGTGCAGACGACTTTCACGCCGCTGCGCGTCATCAGGCCGCGCGCCGAACAGGCCGGCGTGGCAAGCTGCGGATTGACCCGGTCCCAGATCGCCTGGGCCGAGGCGGGATCGAGCAGGTCGCTGATCCCGAAATAGCGCGACAGCTCCAGATGCGACCAATCATACAACGGATTGCGCAGCAGGTAGGGCATGGTGGCGGCGAACGCGGCAAACTTCTCGCGGTCGGATGCATCCCCGGTGATGAGGCGCTCGGCCACGCCATTCGTGCGCAGCGCCCGCCATTTGTAATGATCGCCGCCCAGCCACACCCGCGTCAGGTTCTCCCAGCGCCGGTCCTCGGCCACATCCTGCGGCTGCAGGTGGCAGTGGTAGTCGATGATCGGCATCGCCTCGGCATAGCCGTGGTAAAGCGTCTGCGCCGGTTCATTCTCCAATAGAAAATCGTCATGAATGAAGGGTCGTTTCGTCATGCCTGTCTCCACCTTTCCCGTGAGGCGCTTGCATAAACTCCTTCGTCGGTTATGCAAGCGCCGTATTCAGAAGCCAGTATTCAGTATTCAGAATGGGAACCCTCTCACCGGCAACGTGTACCCTTATTCTGACTCCTGAATTCTGACTTCTCTTCAGAACTCCGCGACCGGGGTTCCGCCATCCATCCAGCACATCATATTCGCGACGAGGTAGTTCCAGTTCTGGAAACCGTGATTGAGGATCGGCGCGCCGTTCTCGGGCTGGTAATATTCATGCAGCGCGCCCGTCTTTTCCAGATCCGCGCCGAACAGGGCGATCGTCTTCTGCGCGAGCTCGCGGGCATCGTCCTCAAACCCGCACGTGACCAGGCCGCGGAACGTCAGATAATTGGAGATGCCCCAGACCGGTCCGAGCCAGGACGACGGGTTTCCCGACGCGCGCAGGTTATACATCTTCTCCATCTTGGAGAGCGTCCGGACGCCGAACGGCGCGTTGAATGTGGCCGCGTTGCGGTAATGGTCCCGCACCATCCGTTTGGCCTGCCTGGGCGTGGCGATGCCCGCCCACATGGCCAGGAAGCCGGACCAGACGCCGATGCGCTGGATGAGGCACGGCCAGTCCCGGGGCTGACCCGAGTGCGCGGCGCTCCGCTGCCTCGCGACGGGCGTCAGATTCAGATCGACGCTGTAATAGAAGCCGTCGC
The sequence above is a segment of the Lentisphaerota bacterium genome. Coding sequences within it:
- the uxaC gene encoding glucuronate isomerase, producing MTKRPFIHDDFLLENEPAQTLYHGYAEAMPIIDYHCHLQPQDVAEDRRWENLTRVWLGGDHYKWRALRTNGVAERLITGDASDREKFAAFAATMPYLLRNPLYDWSHLELSRYFGISDLLDPASAQAIWDRVNPQLATPACSARGLMTRSGVKVVCTTDDPTDTLEHHLKVAREGFGVRMLPTWRPDKALALDRSAFWNAWMDALGAAVGTGVRTWDDCLCALQKRHDFFSAAGCRLSDYAVETVYAAPYTEAGVRAIFAKARSGGTVTAGEIEQFRSAVLFECGKMDAAAGWTWQIHYGPLRNTNTRMFRALGPDTGFDSIGDWPVAQALARLWDRLDQIDALPQTIVYTINPRDNELLATMLGSFQRGPVAGKMQLGSGWWFNDQRDGMLRQLEALSQLGLLSRFVGMLTDSRSFLSYTRHEYFRRILCNLLGSDIAAGRIPNDIAWVGEIVRDICYRNAARYFGFGEQGGKQGREKV